From Rissa tridactyla isolate bRisTri1 chromosome 7, bRisTri1.patW.cur.20221130, whole genome shotgun sequence, a single genomic window includes:
- the LOC128912411 gene encoding LOW QUALITY PROTEIN: schlafen family member 11-like (The sequence of the model RefSeq protein was modified relative to this genomic sequence to represent the inferred CDS: substituted 2 bases at 2 genomic stop codons): MVRNNPDKRIKGLWINLKTNYPNAVVDTGKIVLGERSRKKTSGNXKRQKKDLSIAACALLKSXGAVVRMESKDKNRCFGKLDTEQVLRAGSRCAETRQSFTGMQQQRHSLLLVKTGGCRDPERKSAATKLRICSLSSGLSHRSFTSVVPMTPSNTAVFLGEKESCARHRDGSGPSAKKALLNFGGGAKETPLSTEEHHIQDATAKFSERDKLMAGEVLDFTETTHIEIKNLSTESILEYIRKTLPKYVSAFANTQVGFVLFFGVDDESREVIGSHSEAERKALVKTVAESVGSMPVHHFCGSKAGAQFQTYILSIYEEAGGLQGYIYAARVEPFCCALFHDNPHSSVVTDAVAERLSVRKWTEFVTQADPAGSKEIKRKPETICADLFSEYPGLEDLMKKWIHPLNKGVPMFSRSWAIDIGLLKKQDVVCDALLVAENAYPVLYTVVEGASSAESENSRETAHTLKQKLVNVGGYDSKACVTPQMLHLNGAKKQQENRCGYPSLYPENYILTSRDIPAFLPALVIAVLSFRSFLSGLLGSEIFSLLTLKQYELLSKNLHKVKKQFVLGLPGTGKTIMALKIERIRNIFHCSAAEILYNCENQPLKKFVG; this comes from the exons ATGGTACGAAATAAtccc gataaaaggatAAAAGGGCTGTGGATTAATTTGAAAACGAACTATCCCAATGCGGTGGTAGATACTGGGAAAATAGTTTTAGGAGAGAGATCCAGAAAAAAGACCTCTGGCaattagaaaaggcaaaaaaaggaccTTTCTATAGCAGCATGTGCATTGCTGAAGTCATGAGGAGCAGTGGTGAGGATGGAGAGCAAAGACAAGAATCGCTGCTTTGGGAAGCTGGACACAGAGCAGGTCCTCAGGGCCGGCAGCCGCTGCGCCGAGACCAGGCAGTCCTTCACAGGGATGCAGCAGCAGAGGCACTCGCTGCTTCTTGTTAAGACCGGGGGCTGTAGAGATCCAGAGCGGAAAAGCGCAGCCACAAAGCTGCGGATCTGTAGCTTGAGCTCTGGGTTGTCCCATAGGTCTTTCACTTCAGTTGTCCCCATGACTCCGAGCAACACAGCTGTATTTCTGGGTGAGAAGGAAAGCTGTGCCCGGCACCGTGATGGGAGTGGACCAAGTGCTAAGAAAGCTCTGCTGAATTTTGGTGGGGGAGCAAAGGAGACTCCTCTGAGCACTGAGGAGCATCACATCCAAGATGCCACTGCCAAGTTTTCAGAGAGAGACAAACTGATGGCTGGGGAGGTCCTGGATTTCACAGAGACAACCCATATTGAAATTAAGAACTTGTCTACAGAGAGTATCTTGGAATACATTAGAAAAACCCTTCCAAAATATGTCTCTGCCTTTGCAAACACtcaggtgggttttgttttgttttttggagtGGATGACGAGAGCCGTGAAGTCATTGGAAGCCATAGCGAAGCGGAGAGAAAAGCTTTAGTAAAAACAGTAGCTGAATCCGTGGGCTCGATGCCCGTCCACCATTTCTGCGGCTCTAAGGCTGGCGCGCAGTTTCAGACTTACATCCTGAGCATTTACGAGGAAGCAGGAGGCTTGCAGGGCTACATATACGCCGCGCGAGTTGAGCCGTTCTGCTGCGCTCTTTTCCATGACAACCCCCATTCCAGTGTGGTGACAGATGCCGTGGCTGAAAGACTGAGCGTCAGGAAATGGACGGAGTTCGTGACACAGGCAGACCCAG cGGGTTCTAAAGAAATCAAACGGAAGCCAGAAACCATCTGCGCCGACCTGTTCTCAGAGTATCCTGGATTAGaggatttaatgaaaaaatggaTCCATCCGCTTAACAAGGGGGTACCGATGTTTTCAAGGAGCTGGGCTATTGACATTGGATTGCTGAAAAAACAGGATGTTGTGTGTGATGCTCTCTTAGTAGCTGAAAATGCGTATCCAGTATTGTATACTGTAGTCGAGGGCGCCTCTTCTGCTGAGTCTGAAAACTCGAGAGAAACCGCTCACACATTAAAGCAGAAACTAGTCAATGTTGGGGGATATGACTCAAAAGCGTGCGTGACTCCCCAAATGCTGCACCTGAATGGCGCAAAGAAGCAG caagaaaaccgcTGTGGTTACCCCAGCTTGTACCCAGAGAATTACATCCTCACCTCCAGGGACATCCCCGCGTTCCTGCCTGCGCTTGTGATCGCTGTGCTGAGCTTTAGGTCCTTCTTAAGTGGCCTCCTCGGCAGCGAGATTTTCAGCCTTCTCACTCTCAAACAGTATGAGCTGCTCTCCAAGAACCTGCACAAAGTCAAGAAGCAGTTTGTCCTTGGTCTTCCTGGAACAGGGAAAACAATCATGGCTTTGAAGATCGAGAGAATACGGAACATTTTTCACTGTTCTGCAGCAGAGATACTCTACAATTGTGAAAATCAACCCTTGAAGAAGTTTGTGGGGTAA